DNA sequence from the Arthrobacter crystallopoietes genome:
AACGGGGTTGAACCGTTACCCGGACCGCGAATTTACACAACTGCGTCAAGCGTTGGCTCGTTACCTGGGCCATGGGCTAACGGAAGAAAACGTTTGGGCTGCCAATGGCTCGAACGAAGTCCTCCAGCAGATTCTGCAGGCTTTTGGAGGTCCAGGCCGACGCTTACTGAGCTTTCCTCCTACATATTCGATGTATCCGTTGCTCGCAAGCGGCACAGACACCGAATATGTCACCGGAGCTCGCTCCTCCGACTTCAGTTTGACGGCCGAGGCAGCCGCTCGGGCAGTCAGGGAATCAGCCGCCAATATCGTCATTCTCTGTTCGCCTAACAACCCGACCGGGACGGCTCTGGGCCTGGACGTTGTAGAAGCTGTGTACGAGGCCGGGGCCGAATACAACACCATGGTCATTGTGGACGAGGCATATGCCGAGTTTGCCCACACCGGCACCCCCAGCGCGCTGGAATTGCTGCAGGGCAGGGAGCGTCTGATCGTTTCGCGAACGATGAGCAAGGCGTTCGCTTTAGCGGGGGCACGCGTGGGCTATCTGGCCGCGGCGCCCGAAGTGACGGATGCCTTGCGTTTGGTCCGCCTGCCTTACCACCTGTCCGCCATCACCCAGGCAACTGCCGTTGCAGCCCTGGACCACGCGGATGCGCTGTTGGCCAACGTTGAAGACATTAAGGGCCAGCGTGACAGGATCGTGTCCGAACTCACGGATATGGGTCTGCGTCCCGCGCCCTCGGATTCGAACTTCGTATTCTTCGGGGGAGTAAGCAATCCGCACGCAGTGTGGCAGGGTTTGCTCGACGCCGGAGTGCTCATCCGTGACGTGGGGATTCCGGGCCATCTGCGGGTTACTGCCGGCACTGAGGCGGAGACCACGGCCTTCCTGAACCGCCTCCGCGAGCTTGTCTGAGCGATTTCTCCTAGACTGATATAAGAGGCGCACGTCTTCGTGGACAGCCAAATCGATTTTCTTCAAAGGACTCCAATGACCGTGGATATTGCCACCGGACGCACCGCGCGCCTTGAACGCACTACAAGTGAATCCTCCGTCCTGGTGGAACTGAACCTCGATGGCACGGGCCAATCCGATATCAGCACGACTGTGCCGTTCTATGACCACATGCTCACGGCGCTGGCGAAGCACTCGCTGATGGATCTGACAGTAAAGGCGTCCGGCGATACCCATATCGACGTCCACCACACTGTTGAAGACGTCGCCATTACCCTGGGGGAAGTCCTTAAAAGCGCCCTCGGCAACAAGGCCGGAATCAAGCGGTTCGGCGAGGCCACTGTTCCGCTTGATGAAGCCATTGCCAACGCCGTGGTGGACATTTCCGGACGTCCTTATCTGGTGCACGACGGGGAACCTGCCGGCCAGGAGTACCACCTGATTGGCGGTCACTTCACTGGCTCGCTGACGCGCCACGTCTTCGAGGCCGTCACCCTACATGCACAGATTTGCCTGCACATGCGGGTCTTGGGCGGAAGGGACCCTCACCACATCGTTGAGGCGCAGTTCAAGGCTTTTGCGCGGGCGTTACGGGCTGCTATCGAACCGGATCCGCGCGTGGAAGGTATTCCCTCCACGAAGGGGGCCTTGTGAAATCAGCCCCGAAAATCACCGTCCTCGACTATGGATCCGGCAACGTCCGGTCCGCGGTGCGGGCGCTTGAGCATGTCGGCGCGGAAGTAACGCTGAGCCATGCCTCCGAGGATGTTCTCAATGCGGATGGCCTGCTGGTTCCCGGCGTCGGCGCTTTCGCCGCTGTCATGGAGCAGCTGAAGAAGGTGGATGCGTTGCGCTGGATCGGGCGCCGCGTTGCCGGGGGCAGGCCGGTTCTTGGCATCTGCGTCGGCCTCCAGGTGTTGTTCGAGGAGGGTGTTGAACACGGCGTCAGTACCCCGGGCATGGGGGAGTGGCCAGGAACGGTGGAGCGTCTTGCTGCCGAAGTTGTACCGCACATGGGGTGGAACACTGTTGAGCCACCCGAAGGCAGTCGCCTGTTTGCCGGCATCGAGGATGAACGCTTCTATTTCGTCCACTCCTACGGAGTGCAGCGCTGGGATTTCGATGTGTCCCAGCCGGCCATGACCCCGCCGCAGGTGACCTGGTCCGAACACGGAGGAAGGTTCATCTCTGCTGTCGAAAACGGCCCTCTGTGCGCGACGCAGTTCCACCCGGAAAAGTCAGGCGATGCCGGAGCTGAGCTCCTGCGCAACTGGCTCCGGACGCTGGGCTAGACATGTGGAGCATCGTGCTCATGGGCGTTGCCGGACTGCTAATCGGCGGAGCCATATCCTTCCGCAGCCAGAAAGCCCCGAAGGCTATTGTCATCAGCTTCTGGGTCTTGGCCGGAATGTCACTGCTGGCCGCATACCTGCTCACGCTCGGCCCGTCCGAGTAGAACTTTCCAATCAACCCAGAAAGCAGACATACCGAATGACTACAGACAACGCCCCGATTCTGGAACTGCTACCCGCAGTGGATGTTGCCGACGGCCAGGCCGTCCGCCTCGTTCAGGGCGAAGCCGGCAGCGAAACCAGCTACGGCGACCCACTGGACGCTGCGATGGCTTGGCAGAACGACGGCGCTGAGTGGGTCCACCTGGTAGATCTGGACGCTGCCTTCGGCCGCGGTTCGAACTCCGAATTACTCCAACGCGTCGTCAAGGAACTCTCCATCAAGGTTGAGCTTTCGGGAGGCATCCGGGACGACGCCTCCTTGGAGCGGGCGCTGGAACTCGGGGCTGCCCGGGTGAATCTCGGCACAGCTGCGCTGGAGAACCCTGAATGGACGGCCCGGGCCATCGACCGATTCGGCGACGCAATCGCCGTCGGGCTAGATGTACGCGGCACGACTTTGGCAGCACGCGGGTGGACCAAGGAGGGCGGCGATCTGTGGGAGGTGCTGGCTCGTCTCGAGGATGCCGGTTGCGCACGTTATGTTGTTACCGACGTGACGAAAGACGGAACCCTCAAGGGCCCGAACATCGAACTGCTGCAGGAAGTTGCGGCGCGCACGGAAAAGCCGGTCGTTGCCTCCGGCGGAATTTCAAGTCTCGATGATCTGGTCGCACTGCGTGCACTGGTGCCGCAAGGTGTTGAAGGCGCGATTGTGGGTAAGGCACTTTACGCTGGTGCCTTTACCCTGCCGCAGGCCCTGGATACCGCCGGCCGTCGCTGACCGAAGTGGAAAAGCGTGAGCTTCCCGGACACATAGCAGCGGCGCTGGCGGGCGCCGGCGGCAACACCGACTCCGCCGGACAGTCCTGGGAAGGACGGGATCTGAGCGGCTCGGGCAATCCGCTGCATAATTTCGACCAGGACGACGGCACCGCCGACGCTGCTTACACCGAAGCATTATCCGCGCTCGTCCGCGGCACCGGTGGAGAAGTCGATGTTGTCCGTGCCCTGGCGACGGCGCGTGTCTTTGTGCCGATTGTCGCGCAGTTGGCAGAGGAAGAAGCCGGTGCTCACGGACTGTCTGCCGACAAACAGGCGGACATGGCGCTCGTGACTGTGCAGGCTCCGGATGGTCGGCGGGCGTTGCCCGTGTTTACTTCCATCGCCGCCCTGGAAGCCTGGCATCCGGAAGCGCGGCCTGTGGCCGTCTACGCCGCACGTGCGGCACTTTCCGCGGTCGCCGAGAAGGCGGAACTGCTCGTCGTTGATCCTGGTGCTGAACTCACTTTCGTTGTTCGCCGCCCGGGCATGTGGGCTCTGGCCAAACAGCAGGAATGGGTGCCGTCCTACAAAGACGAATGGTTGACCGGGATCGTGTCACAAGCAGTCGCGGTGGAGGCCGATATCAGCGGTGTCGGCTTGGCGCCTGGTGGAGGAATCGGGGCAAAAACCGCCGCCGGCCAGATTGTTGCCGGTGGCGGAGCCGGTCCTGAGCTGCGCCTCGTACTCAAGGTCCGTGAGGGGCTTGGGCGGACCGAACTGCAGGCCTTGGCAGCTCGTTTGCAGCGGAGGCTGGGCGGCGACCCGGACTTTATGGAGCGGGTGGACTCCCTGGAGATCAGCTTCACCCGATAATAAAAGTTCGACGCCGGAGCGAGGCTCCGGCGTCGAACTTGATATAGACGAGACAGGGTTAGCTGACCGGACCGGTGTACTTTTCGCCCGGGCCCTTGCCCGGTTCGTCCTGAATCGTTGATGCTTCGCGGAATGCCAGCTGCAGGGAACGCAGCCCATCCCGCAACGGACCGGCATGCTGACTGCCAATTTCCGGTGCGGCTGCGGTCACGAAGCCAGCCAAGGCCGTAATCAGTTTCCGCGCCTCGTCCAGGTCTTTTAGCTCTTCGGCATCGTCGCCGGCGGCCAGCCCGCATTTGACGGCCGCGGCGCTCATAAGGTGGACAGCGGCGGTGGTGATGACCTCTACCGCCGGAACTTCGGCGATGTCGCGCATCTGGGTCAGGACTTCCTGCTCCTGAGTGCTGGCCCCGGGGTCGGAACCCGCGGCGGATTCGAAACTGTGGCGGTGGTCTGTTTCTGGGGCAGGATTGCTATCTGGCGTGCTCATACTGGTAAGCTTGTCACAGACCGATTGATTCAAGTTATTTTCGTGCCCAAAAGCACACGGCATTACAGGCCGGTGGAAGTAACCCGAATCAATATGCAAGCGGAGACCTCTCCCACCTGTTGGCATGGATATTCCAGAGCTGCCGGGTTCCTGGTCGGCATGTTTATTGTCGCAGTCTTGTCGGACAGCGAGGATGAACAGGAAGCGCCCCTCATGCGGTGTCGTTTCGCAGCCGACGTTCGAGGCCTTCGATTGCGCGTGCAATAGGAGGCCTTCTTTTATTGCAGGCGGTACTCGTTACCTAAACAACAGGAGCAACACATTAGCGAGCCACGAATCAATGATCGGATCCGCGTCCCTGAGGTGCGGTTGGTAGGACCGGCTGGTGAACAAGTCGGTATTGTCCGTATTGAGGACGCCCTGCGTCTGGCCTCCGAGTCGGATCTGGATCTTGTTGAGGTCGCACCGCAGGCCAAGCCTCCGGTGTGCAAGCTCATGGATTTTGGCAAGTATAAGTACGAAGCTGCAGTCAAGGCCCGTGAAGCGCGCAAGAACCAGACGAATACGGTACTCAAGGAGATCCGTTTCCGACTGAAGATTGACAAGCACGACTACGAGACAAAGCGTGGACATGCTCTGCGTTTTCTCGGAGCCGGGGACAAGGTCAAGGCCATGATCCAGTTCCGTGGCCGTGAGCAGCAGCGTCCGGAGATGGGCATTCGCCTGCTCCAGAAGTTCGCTGATGATGTTGCCGAGGTCGGCGTGGTCGAATCCAGCCCTCGCATTGACGGCCGCAATATGGTGATGGTTATCGGCCCGCTTAAGAATAAGGCTGAGGCCAAGGCAGAAGCGCGTCGGGCAGCCCAGAAAGCCGAAGCAAAGGCAGCCAACGAAGCCAAAAAGGAGCGTGTAGACGTTTCCTCGGATCAGGCTCCGATGACCCAGAGCTTGGGCGATCTGCTGCCCGCAGAGCTGACCAAGGCCGCCGCGGAGCCGGCTCCCTCGGAGGCGCCGGCAGAAGCTGCACCTGTGCAGGAGACGCCCAAGGAAGAGGCGCAGGCTCCCGAAGCCGAGGCTCCAGCGCCGAAGGCTGCGCCGGCCCAGGCGGAGGCTCCGACAACGCCGGCTGAGGCTGAATCTCCAGCAGCGAAGGTTGCGCCGGCCGAGGCTGAAGCTCCGGCACCGCAGGAAGCGCCGGCTCAGTCGGAAGCTCCGGCACCGAAGCCCGCAGCTAAGGCGCCGACTCCGACTCCGGCTCCGATGCCGAAGCCAATGGCCAAGCCGAAACCAGCCGTGGCCAAGGCGCCTGCCAAACCTGCAGCACCCAAGCCTTCCGGCCGGAGCAGCTCCAAGAGCTGAACCACGCCGGGTTTCATCTGGTACCGGTTGCAGCTTGCATCCGGTGTCCGGCAGACATGTACACCGCCGGTACCCGAATCGGGTACCGCATGAACCGATGGCCGTATGGCCGGAGGAAGACGTAAGGAGAACGGCAGCTATGCCGAAGCAGAAGACCCACAGTGGCGCCAAGAAGCGCTTCAAGCTCACCGGTACTGGCAAGCTCAAGCGGCAGCAGGCTAACCGCCGTCACTACCTGGAGCACAAGGCTTCCACTCTCACGCGCCGTCTGGCCAGCGACAAGATCGTGGCTCCGGCTGATGTGAAGAACATCAAGAAGATGCTGGGCATCTAGCTCTTCCTTCTGATTCACGGCGCGATCGACTGGTCCGCCACATCTTTTCAACTAGCTCTCAAGCCTGAGGAACAACAACTCCGGCTTCTGGGTATCAACACTTAAGGAGTACGCACGTGGCACGTGTGAAGCGGGCGGTTAATGCCCATAAGAAGCGCCGGGTAATCCTGGAACGCGCAAAGGGATACCGCGGACAGCGGTCCCGTCTCTACCGCAAGGCCAAGGAACAGCTGCTGCACTCGTTCGTGTACAGCTATGGCGACCGCCGCAAGCGCAAGGGTGACTTCCGTCGTCTCTGGATCCAGCGCATCAACGCTGCCTCCCGCGCCAACGGCCTGACCTACAACCGCCTTATCCAGGGTCTGAAGGCCGCCGAGGTCCAGGTAGACCGCCGCATGCTTGCCGAGCTGGCTGTTTCGGATGCCAATGCCTTCGCTGCCCTGGTTCAGATCGCCAAGGACTCGCTCCCCGCTGACACCTCCGCTCCGGCTGCTGTTGAGGCAAAGCCGGCCGTGAAGAAGGCCGAAGCAGCCAAGGCTGCGAAGAAGGCTGAGACGGCGCCTGCAAAGGCCGAAAAGAGCGAAGCTGCTGCCGCTGAGAACACCGAAGCTCCCGCCGGCGCGGTTCTCGTTGTTGACGGTCAGCCTGCCCCCGAGGGATTCACCATCAAGGGCAACGCTGAGTCCAACAAGTACCACGTCCCGGGCTCCACCTGGTACGAGCAGACCGCTGCGCAGTACTGGTTTGACTCTGTCGCGTCCGCCAAGGCTGCCGGCTACGAGCCTGCAGGTGGCGAGGCACGCCAGAAGATCGCTGAGTAAGACTGCCGTTTCAAGCAGCATCTGTGGTGACGCTATAGTCGCTTTATGAGCACTACTGGGCGCCCGCAAGCCGTTATGTCGAACCCCCGAGCAGATCGGGTCAAAGACATAGCCAAGCTTGCCGGGCGCTCAGTGCGTTTAAAGCGCAGGCAGTTCCTGGCCGAAGGCCCGCAGGCCGTCCGCGAAGCCTTGGCTGCGCATCGTGCAGATGCAGTGCCCGGTGGAAGCGGCGTCGTAGTTGAAGTATTCGCCACCCAATCATGTCTCGAACGGCTGCCCGAATTGGTCGATCTCGCCGCCGGGGTCCCCCTAAGGTGCGCCACCGAAGAAGTTGTATCTGCCATGGCAGATACAGTCAGCCCGCAGGGCATCGTCGCCGTCTGCAATTTCCTGGACCGGCCCCTGAACGATGTATTGGCGGCAGGCCCGAAGCTGCTGGCCATCATGTGCCGTGTCCAGGATCCTGGCAACGCAGGAACGGTTCTCCGCGCCGCCGATTCCGCTGGCGCGGATGCGGTGATCCTCACCGAGGGAAGCGTTGACATCTACAATCCGAAAGCTGTCCGTTCGACCGCCGGATCGCTCTTCCACCTGCCCATCGTCACAGGCCAGGATTTCCTCCCGCTCACCGACGAGCTCCGCAAGCACGGCCTTGCTCTGCTGGCTGCCGATGGATACGGAAACGTCGATCTCGATCGCCTGCAGGACCAAAGCGCCGGCCGCAGGCTTAAGGGCGGAGGCGATGTCGACGTCATGGCCGCAGAATCGAAGATGCCGCGCCTTGAGGAAGCCACCGCATGGTTCTTTGGCAACGAAGCAAAGGGTCTATCGGCCGCCGAGCTGGATGCGGCGCAATGGCGTGTCGCCGTACCGATTTACGGGGAAGCCGAAAGTCTCAACGTTGGAACCGCAGCGACAGTTTGTTTATATGCCTCGGCCCGGGCACAGCGGGATTGGTATAGCTTTGAGGAAACCGAGGATCTAGAAACCCAGCGTCTAGAAACGGAGTAGCCATGGCAGCCGGCGGAGGTACCAAGGCGATTATTGCAGCCTTGACAGCGAACCTGACCATCGCGGTCCTGAAGTTCGTGGCCTATCTCCTCACCGCTTCATCTTCGATGCTCGCGGAGGCGATACACTCCGTGGCCGACTCTGGGAACCAGGTACTGCTCCTCGTCGGCGGTAAACGTGCCGCCCGGCAGGCCAGCCCGCAGCATCCGTTCGGATACGGCCGGGACCGTTACATTTACGCTTTCATTGTCTCGATCGTGCTCTTCAGCGTCGGCGGTCTCTTTGCGCTGTACGAGGCCTACCACAAGTGGCAGGACCCGCATCCGATTGAAGGCGTCTGGTGGTGGGTTCCGCTGGCTGTCCTGATCGGCGCCATCATCGCGGAATCGTTTTCGCTCCGTACCGCCGTCGTCGAATCGAACCACGTCAGGGGAAAGAAGAGCTGGGTCCAGTTCGTGCGCAATGCCAAGTCTCCCGAGCTTCCCGTAATTCTGCTGGAGGATATTGGGGCACTGCTGGGGCTGGTCTTCGCGCTCTTTGGTGTCAGCCTGACCCTGTTGACCGGTGACGGGATCTGGGACGCTGTCGGCACGGCGATGATCGGAGTGCTGCTGGTGGTGATCGCCTTTGTCCTGGCGATCGAAACGAAGTCGCTGCTTCTGGGGGAGTCGGCGACAAAGGAACACATCAGGCTGATCGAAGAGGCAATCGGCGCCGACAACGAGACCAGAATCATTCATCTAAAGACGATGCACCTAGGTCCCGAGGAACTGCTGGTTGCAGCGAAGGTCACCATTGCGCACAGCGAAACAGGCCGCGAGATCGCCGAACAGATCGATGCAACCGAGCAGCGGATCCGGGACGCTGTGCCGATTGCCCGCGTGATCTACTTGGAGCCGGATATTTTCCGGGCAGAGAGAGCGTCCGCGGCTTCGGAAGCAACAGGAGCCTGACCCCGGCGGTCAAGAAGGCCGGAAATAGCGGCAACTGCCAGTCCGAGGAACGCCAGCCCGGCACCGACGAGGGCAGGGGCTTTGAAGCCCCATCCGGCAGCGATGACGGCTCCTCCGAGGAAGGCACCCAGCGCGTTCGCCATGTTGAGGGCCGAATGGTTCAGCGAGGCAGCCAGTGTCTGTGCATCGGGTGAGGCATCCATCAGGCGTGTCTGTAGCCCCGGGATCAGGCTGGAGCCTGCGGCGCCAAGCAGGAAGACCAGCGGGATCGCCAGCCAGGGGATACCCGCAGCGGCCCAGAACAGCACCAGCACGATAATGATCGCCGTCATGACTATGTAGATGCTGCCCATAACCGAGCGGTCGGCAAGCCGGCCGCCGATGAGGTTTCCGGCTACCATGCCGAGGCCGTAGAGTCCCACGATCAGCGGCAGCGCCGATTCGGGTACGCCCGTGACATCCGTCATGGTTGGGCTGATATACGAATACACCGCGAAAAAACCGCCGAAGCCGACGATGCCGATCAGCAAAGCCAGCCAGACCTGGATGCGTTTGAGCGCGCTGAGCTCCTTGCGGATGCTCGCTTCGGCATGGGTCGGCGTGAACGGGACGAAGCGCTGGAGGAGGACCAAGGTAATTACACCCATGATGCCCACAGCCACGAACATCAGCCGCCAGCCGTATTGCTGGCCCAGCCAAGTCACCAGCGGAACCCCGACAACGTTTGCCACCGAAAGCCCCAACATGACGGCGGCCACGGCCTGGGCGCGCTTGGCCGGGGCAACAAGGGAAGCGGCGATCACGGCAGCGACGCCGAAGTAGGCGCCGTGGGGGAGGCCGGACAGGAAGCGGGTCAGGAGCATGGTGGTGTAATCGGCCGCCACCACCGACGAGAGGTTGCCGATGGTGAACAACCCCATTAGCCCCAGAACCATGTATTTGTGCGGAACTCTGGCACCGAGTGCGGCCAGGATGGGCGCGCCCACGACCACGCCCAGGGCGTAAGCCGAGATAAGCTGGCCGCTCTGGGGAATGCTGATCTGCAGACCTTCAGCCACGTCCTGCAGCAGGCCCATGATGGCGAATTCCGTTGTTCCGATACCAAATCCGCCCGCGGCCAGGGCAATGATCGCCCAAACAACATGGGTGCTCTCACCTGGTTGTCTGACGGGTCGGACGGATTTGGAAGTCATAAATGCAGAAGCTCTCGGTCGAAGTCAGGCAGCCAGCAGTCGTAGGGACAGGCGCAGGGCTTCTGCCGGCAGATGGTGGAAATGCAACGCGCCGACGTCGTTGTCCATTCCACTCTAACGGAGGCGGCGGGCCGTTTCCGGGGAGGCGTCGTACAGTCGGTAGACTCGGTTCCGTGGAACTGCCTCTAAAACAGATCGTCGGTGCCGCGATCGTGGACTCTCTTTCGAAGCCTTCCGAGCTCCTGGTCGCCAGGAGAACGGCACCGGAATCCTTGGCCGGCCTGTGGGAATTTCCGGGAGGCAAGGTGGAGCCGGGAGAGGGCTGCGAAGACGCGCTTCTGCGTGAAATCCGCGAAGAGTTAGGTGTCGACGTCGAGCTCGGCACGGAGGTCCCCGGTCCGCTGGAACAGGGCTGGCAGCTCAACAATGCTGCCGCGATGCGGGTCTGGACGGCACGGATTCTCGACGGCACACCACGCCCGCTTGAGGATCACGACGAGCTGCGGTGGGTGCCCTTGCGGCACGCGGAACTCAATGCCCTGCCTTGGATTCCAGCCGATCTTCCGATCATCATGTCGGTACTGGAGACGGTTGATCAGGCAGACAGCGCTCGATCCTGAACGAATGGGTTCAGTGAACTGAACGAAAGAGCCGGAGGAACATGGGATCCGGTGTCTGGGTAGGCGTTTTCCTGTTCGGGCTGCTGGTTGTTGTCCTCGGGCTGCTGGCGTATGCCGGAATCTGGCGCAATTGGTGGACGCGGATCCACATGACAACCGGCTATCCGCCGTTCGCGGGCTTCTTCGCCGTAATCTTCCTCATGCTCCTGACGGCCCACCGGTCCGTACTGGAGATCGACAGCGCGGTGCTGACGGTCGTTTACGGACTGCTGCTCGCCGCCGTGCTGGTGGTCGGGATCACAGCATGGTTCTGGCTGCCTGCCGCCATGTTGCCGGCATGGTTGAGAGAGCAGAAGCGGGCCGAAGGTGAAGCTTGCATACACACCGGTATGCCGGACAACCACTGGATGGCAGGATTTCGGCCGCTAGAGGATAGAGACGGCCGCTGACTGAGCCACCACGGACTTTCCCTCGACGGCTTGCTGCAGGTGCGCGACGGTCAGAAAAGCGTGGGCTGCAGAGCGGGCAAGGTCTCCGGCGTTGTCGGTCCAGCGGCCGGGGCGGGCCTCTCGGCAGCCGGGGCGGCCGTGCGGACGCGCAGATGGGCGGCGTTGCCGGATAAAGCGTAGCGGGTTTTTAGCTTAGCTACCCGTCCTGCCAGCCATTGGCGGTAGTCCTTGGAAGCGTAGGTACCGCCGTTGTAAAGTCCGCGGTATTTGCCCACGAGTTGCGGGTATTCCCGGCCCAGCCACTGCAGGTACCATTCCCGGGCACCTGGGCGCAGGTGCAGGGCTCCAACTGTGACGCCGGAGGCTCCGGCGGCGGCGAGCTGGGAGAACAAGCGGTCCAGATGTTCGTCCCCGTCCGTAAGCCACGGCAGGATCGGCATGGCCATGACGTTGCAGTTGAAGCCTGCGTCCGCAACCGCCTTGATCAGGTCCAGTCGGGCCTTGGGCGTAGGTGTCCCTGGCTCGACCTGCTGCTGAAGCCGCGTATCCGCAAAAGCAAGAGACACGCCGATTCCGATGTCCACGCTTTCGGCCGCCTTGGCCAGGAGCGGCAGGTCCCGCTTCAGCAAGGGCCCCTTCGTGAGGATGGAGAACGGCGTTCCGGAGTCGGCAAGGGCTTCTATAATGCCGGGCATGAGTTTGTAGCGGCCCTCGGCACGCATGTAGGGATCCGAGTTTGTTCCCAGCGCAACTGGCTGCCGTTTCCACGATGGCCGGGCCAGCTCGCGGCGAAGCACCTCGACGATGTTTGTCTTGACAATGATCTGGGTGTCAAAGTCCCGCCCGGAATCCAGGTCCAGATACTCATGGGTCTTGCGGGCAAAGCAGTAGGTGCACTGGTGCAGGCAGCCGCGGGTGGGATTGATGGTCCATTCGAACGGCATGGCAGACTGCACGGGAACTTTGCTGAGAGCAGACTTGCAGACGATCTCGTGGAAGGTGACCCCGCTGAACTCGGGGGTTTGTGTAGACCGCACCAGTCCGGCCATTTTCGCAAGGCCCGGCAATGCCAGATCATCCACAGAGTCCAAAGCTTGCCCGTCCCAACGCATGAACCAATTCGAACACACGTTCGAGGTTCTCGGCAAGAGCTGCCCGGATCCGGCCTACTACCTCGTGCGACGGCGCCGCAGTGGCCGCTCGGAGTAACCGCCTTCACGCAGGCCTGCCCATCGTTCGAAGATATTGCGCGAAGCCGGATCGCCGGTCCGCAGCAGTGACCAGAGCGCGGCCGCGCCGTACAGCGGCAGGAAGGGCAGTCCCAGGCAGCACGCGTACTGGGTGCTGTGGCGTGCCTCGTGGCCCATCAGAATCGGATTGGCCGCCAGATGTGCGGCCGCCGGGCGAAGCAGCACCACGTTTCCCAGCGTGAAGCCCGCTGCTTTCGGCGCCGGCCAGGTGTAACCCTGCGCAACAAGCAGGCCTCGGGGACCGCGCTGAAGGGAACAGTCCGCGGCCTTGGCGACGGCGATCCCCATCAGGGTGGAGAGGTTGATCAGGTTCAGGTAGCTGCGCAGGCGCTCACCGGCGGTCATGCCAACATCATAGGTTCCGCAGCTGCAGCGCCTCCCGAAGGTGCGTTTGGTCGAGCGTGGCAGTCCGTGTCGGCTGCCTCGATGTC
Encoded proteins:
- a CDS encoding histidinol-phosphate transaminase, whose amino-acid sequence is MSDQLERLNRLPLRDNLRGLEPYGAPQLHVPVLLNVNENTHPLPDSVHKAIAAAVEAAATGLNRYPDREFTQLRQALARYLGHGLTEENVWAANGSNEVLQQILQAFGGPGRRLLSFPPTYSMYPLLASGTDTEYVTGARSSDFSLTAEAAARAVRESAANIVILCSPNNPTGTALGLDVVEAVYEAGAEYNTMVIVDEAYAEFAHTGTPSALELLQGRERLIVSRTMSKAFALAGARVGYLAAAPEVTDALRLVRLPYHLSAITQATAVAALDHADALLANVEDIKGQRDRIVSELTDMGLRPAPSDSNFVFFGGVSNPHAVWQGLLDAGVLIRDVGIPGHLRVTAGTEAETTAFLNRLRELV
- the hisB gene encoding imidazoleglycerol-phosphate dehydratase HisB → MTVDIATGRTARLERTTSESSVLVELNLDGTGQSDISTTVPFYDHMLTALAKHSLMDLTVKASGDTHIDVHHTVEDVAITLGEVLKSALGNKAGIKRFGEATVPLDEAIANAVVDISGRPYLVHDGEPAGQEYHLIGGHFTGSLTRHVFEAVTLHAQICLHMRVLGGRDPHHIVEAQFKAFARALRAAIEPDPRVEGIPSTKGAL
- the hisH gene encoding imidazole glycerol phosphate synthase subunit HisH, yielding MKSAPKITVLDYGSGNVRSAVRALEHVGAEVTLSHASEDVLNADGLLVPGVGAFAAVMEQLKKVDALRWIGRRVAGGRPVLGICVGLQVLFEEGVEHGVSTPGMGEWPGTVERLAAEVVPHMGWNTVEPPEGSRLFAGIEDERFYFVHSYGVQRWDFDVSQPAMTPPQVTWSEHGGRFISAVENGPLCATQFHPEKSGDAGAELLRNWLRTLG
- the priA gene encoding bifunctional 1-(5-phosphoribosyl)-5-((5-phosphoribosylamino)methylideneamino)imidazole-4-carboxamide isomerase/phosphoribosylanthranilate isomerase PriA, yielding MTTDNAPILELLPAVDVADGQAVRLVQGEAGSETSYGDPLDAAMAWQNDGAEWVHLVDLDAAFGRGSNSELLQRVVKELSIKVELSGGIRDDASLERALELGAARVNLGTAALENPEWTARAIDRFGDAIAVGLDVRGTTLAARGWTKEGGDLWEVLARLEDAGCARYVVTDVTKDGTLKGPNIELLQEVAARTEKPVVASGGISSLDDLVALRALVPQGVEGAIVGKALYAGAFTLPQALDTAGRR
- a CDS encoding SseB family protein → MEKRELPGHIAAALAGAGGNTDSAGQSWEGRDLSGSGNPLHNFDQDDGTADAAYTEALSALVRGTGGEVDVVRALATARVFVPIVAQLAEEEAGAHGLSADKQADMALVTVQAPDGRRALPVFTSIAALEAWHPEARPVAVYAARAALSAVAEKAELLVVDPGAELTFVVRRPGMWALAKQQEWVPSYKDEWLTGIVSQAVAVEADISGVGLAPGGGIGAKTAAGQIVAGGGAGPELRLVLKVREGLGRTELQALAARLQRRLGGDPDFMERVDSLEISFTR
- a CDS encoding DUF1844 domain-containing protein, which encodes MSTPDSNPAPETDHRHSFESAAGSDPGASTQEQEVLTQMRDIAEVPAVEVITTAAVHLMSAAAVKCGLAAGDDAEELKDLDEARKLITALAGFVTAAAPEIGSQHAGPLRDGLRSLQLAFREASTIQDEPGKGPGEKYTGPVS
- the infC gene encoding translation initiation factor IF-3, with amino-acid sequence MRLVGPAGEQVGIVRIEDALRLASESDLDLVEVAPQAKPPVCKLMDFGKYKYEAAVKAREARKNQTNTVLKEIRFRLKIDKHDYETKRGHALRFLGAGDKVKAMIQFRGREQQRPEMGIRLLQKFADDVAEVGVVESSPRIDGRNMVMVIGPLKNKAEAKAEARRAAQKAEAKAANEAKKERVDVSSDQAPMTQSLGDLLPAELTKAAAEPAPSEAPAEAAPVQETPKEEAQAPEAEAPAPKAAPAQAEAPTTPAEAESPAAKVAPAEAEAPAPQEAPAQSEAPAPKPAAKAPTPTPAPMPKPMAKPKPAVAKAPAKPAAPKPSGRSSSKS
- the rpmI gene encoding 50S ribosomal protein L35; this encodes MPKQKTHSGAKKRFKLTGTGKLKRQQANRRHYLEHKASTLTRRLASDKIVAPADVKNIKKMLGI
- the rplT gene encoding 50S ribosomal protein L20, with product MARVKRAVNAHKKRRVILERAKGYRGQRSRLYRKAKEQLLHSFVYSYGDRRKRKGDFRRLWIQRINAASRANGLTYNRLIQGLKAAEVQVDRRMLAELAVSDANAFAALVQIAKDSLPADTSAPAAVEAKPAVKKAEAAKAAKKAETAPAKAEKSEAAAAENTEAPAGAVLVVDGQPAPEGFTIKGNAESNKYHVPGSTWYEQTAAQYWFDSVASAKAAGYEPAGGEARQKIAE
- a CDS encoding TrmH family RNA methyltransferase; translated protein: MSTTGRPQAVMSNPRADRVKDIAKLAGRSVRLKRRQFLAEGPQAVREALAAHRADAVPGGSGVVVEVFATQSCLERLPELVDLAAGVPLRCATEEVVSAMADTVSPQGIVAVCNFLDRPLNDVLAAGPKLLAIMCRVQDPGNAGTVLRAADSAGADAVILTEGSVDIYNPKAVRSTAGSLFHLPIVTGQDFLPLTDELRKHGLALLAADGYGNVDLDRLQDQSAGRRLKGGGDVDVMAAESKMPRLEEATAWFFGNEAKGLSAAELDAAQWRVAVPIYGEAESLNVGTAATVCLYASARAQRDWYSFEETEDLETQRLETE